A genomic segment from Syntrophotalea acetylenivorans encodes:
- the murA gene encoding UDP-N-acetylglucosamine 1-carboxyvinyltransferase, whose product MEKIIIHGGRKLSGSVQVSGAKNSALPLLFATLLAPGIHRLGNVPNLRDITTAERLLGALGAQVERQDNTCTVDATAIQSVEAPYELVRTMRASVLALGPLLARLGHARVSLPGGCAIGARPINLHLKGLEAMGARIELDHGYVEARAKRLKGAHIYLDFPTVGGTENLMMAAALAKGTTVLENAACEPEIVDLADALCSMGANIHGAGSDRITIEGVDELQPMDFSVMADRIEAGTFMVAAALTRGNVLVGGARAEHLEALICKLREAGVEVFEEAEGIRVKGPRRIAAVDIKTRPHPGFPTDMQAQFMALMVLANGTSVISENVFENRFMHVCELQRMGADISIEGGQATVKGVKELLGAPVMATDLRASACLVLAGLAADNTTEVRRIYHLDRGYERIEDKFRQLGARIERVREES is encoded by the coding sequence TTGGAAAAAATCATTATTCATGGTGGCCGGAAACTCTCCGGAAGTGTTCAGGTCAGCGGCGCAAAGAATTCCGCCCTGCCGTTACTCTTTGCTACCTTGCTTGCTCCCGGAATTCATCGTCTTGGCAATGTGCCGAACCTGAGGGATATTACCACTGCGGAGCGTCTGTTGGGGGCTCTGGGTGCACAGGTTGAACGCCAGGACAATACGTGCACCGTTGATGCAACGGCCATTCAGAGTGTTGAAGCACCTTACGAGCTGGTTCGCACCATGCGCGCATCGGTACTGGCTCTGGGGCCCTTGCTGGCTCGACTTGGACACGCGCGGGTCAGTTTGCCCGGCGGTTGCGCCATCGGAGCCCGGCCGATCAATCTCCACCTCAAGGGGCTGGAAGCCATGGGCGCAAGGATCGAGCTGGATCATGGCTATGTCGAGGCTCGTGCCAAGCGGCTTAAGGGAGCCCATATCTATCTCGATTTTCCCACCGTCGGCGGCACTGAAAACCTGATGATGGCCGCGGCGCTGGCCAAGGGCACCACGGTATTGGAAAATGCCGCCTGCGAGCCCGAAATCGTGGATCTGGCTGACGCGCTCTGTTCCATGGGCGCCAATATTCATGGTGCCGGCAGCGATCGCATCACCATTGAAGGGGTGGATGAGCTGCAGCCCATGGATTTTTCGGTCATGGCCGACCGGATCGAAGCCGGTACCTTTATGGTCGCCGCTGCTTTGACCCGGGGCAATGTGCTGGTCGGTGGTGCTCGAGCCGAGCATCTTGAAGCGTTGATCTGCAAATTGCGCGAAGCCGGTGTTGAGGTATTCGAAGAAGCAGAGGGGATTCGGGTCAAGGGCCCGCGCCGCATTGCCGCGGTCGACATCAAGACCCGACCTCATCCGGGTTTTCCCACCGATATGCAGGCGCAATTCATGGCTCTGATGGTGTTGGCCAATGGCACCAGCGTGATCAGTGAAAATGTCTTTGAAAATCGCTTTATGCATGTCTGCGAATTGCAACGCATGGGAGCAGACATTTCTATCGAAGGAGGCCAGGCGACGGTCAAGGGAGTCAAGGAACTGCTTGGCGCACCGGTCATGGCTACCGATCTACGGGCCAGTGCCTGCCTGGTGCTCGCCGGACTGGCGGCGGACAATACGACCGAGGTTCGACGGATCTACCACCTCGACCGGGGGTATGAGCGTATCGAAGACAAATTCCGTCAGCTGGGAGCCCGTATTGAGCGGGTCAGAGAAGAATCGTAA
- the prmC gene encoding peptide chain release factor N(5)-glutamine methyltransferase: protein MAEPWTVLKVLQWTAGYLQEQGIEGARLDAELLLTEVLQLDRVGLYVNYDRPLEATELAAYRQLVGRRARREPVAYILGRSEFWSLPLVVRPEVLIPRPDTEVLVEEALQRADSESRILDVGTGSGAIAIALAHELPGAQLVAIDLSDAALAVAKENARSNNVAERISFQQGDLQSLPTGPFELIVANPPYIPQGDLASLQPDVRDYEPHLALAGGSDGLDCYRILSAQSRQCLTAGGWMLLEVGVGQAQAVQQLLTQAGLVEVFCRNDYAGVARVVGGRCAVTAKA from the coding sequence TTGGCCGAGCCGTGGACGGTGCTCAAGGTTTTACAATGGACAGCCGGCTACCTGCAGGAACAGGGCATTGAAGGGGCACGGCTTGATGCAGAACTGTTGCTGACCGAGGTCCTGCAACTCGACCGGGTCGGCCTGTATGTCAACTACGACCGCCCCCTTGAGGCGACGGAACTGGCCGCCTATCGTCAACTTGTGGGTCGACGTGCCCGGCGGGAACCCGTGGCCTATATTCTCGGTCGCAGTGAGTTCTGGTCTTTGCCGCTGGTGGTCAGGCCCGAAGTGCTGATCCCCCGCCCCGATACCGAGGTGCTGGTAGAAGAGGCCTTGCAAAGGGCCGACAGCGAAAGCCGTATTCTGGATGTCGGCACCGGCAGTGGCGCGATAGCTATTGCCTTGGCTCATGAGTTGCCAGGTGCGCAGCTTGTAGCTATCGATCTTTCCGATGCGGCTCTGGCTGTGGCAAAAGAAAATGCTCGGTCCAATAATGTTGCCGAGCGGATTTCCTTTCAGCAGGGGGATCTTCAGTCTTTGCCGACCGGCCCTTTTGAGCTGATAGTGGCCAACCCGCCTTATATACCCCAGGGGGATTTGGCGTCTTTGCAGCCCGATGTGCGGGATTACGAGCCGCACTTGGCGCTGGCTGGCGGCAGTGATGGCCTTGATTGCTATCGAATTCTGTCGGCTCAGTCGCGGCAGTGTTTAACTGCTGGCGGCTGGATGTTGCTGGAAGTTGGTGTTGGTCAAGCTCAGGCGGTACAGCAACTGCTGACGCAAGCGGGATTGGTTGAAGTCTTCTGCCGTAACGATTATGCCGGTGTGGCACGGGTAGTCGGAGGCCGTTGCGCAGTTACTGCCAAAGCATAA